Within the Bacteroidales bacterium genome, the region TCGGCCCTTACAACGATGGTTACATCCGGCAGTTTATCCTTTATTGCCCCCAGTTCCGTTGTGAGATCCTGGTATATAACAGGCTTGTCGTCGATGTAATACATTTTATTTTTGGTAACGGAAAGGGTCATCTGCTTTTTGGCAATTGTCTGGGTTGAATTGGCCTTTGGCAGGAATAACCTGATGACATGAGGATTGGCAAACGTTGACACAATCAGAAAGAACAGCAGTAAAAAAAACATGATGTCATTCAGAGAGGCCGTTGCCACTTCCACCTTAAACTCGTGTCGTCTTTTGATCTTCATATTTACTTGCTCACAATGTTCATAAACTCGAACGCCTCTTCCTCAACCTGCGAAATGAACCGGTCAATTCGCATATTGAGGATGTGATAGCCGGTAAACGCTATGATACCCACAATAAGTCCGCTTCCGCTTGAGATCATCTTTTCATACAAACCACCTGAAATAATTCCGATACTTATGTTATCGGTGAGCGAAATGTTATAGAATATCTTTATAATACCTGAAATGGTTCCGATGAATCCAAGCATCGGCGCAATTCCGGCGATAAGGCCCAGATAACCGAGATTCCGGCTTACTCTTGCCACTTCGATATTGCT harbors:
- a CDS encoding biopolymer transporter ExbD, with the protein product MKIKRRHEFKVEVATASLNDIMFFLLLFFLIVSTFANPHVIRLFLPKANSTQTIAKKQMTLSVTKNKMYYIDDKPVIYQDLTTELGAIKDKLPDVTIVVRADATLTIQDLVDVLQIGSNLGIKMILATEKTGGQ